A genome region from Coprococcus phoceensis includes the following:
- the pheT gene encoding phenylalanine--tRNA ligase subunit beta: MNTSLSWIKAYVPDLDVTAQEYTDAMTLSGTKVEGFEVLDADLEKIVIGQIDKIEKHPDADKLVVCQVNVGTETVQIVTGAKNVFEGAKVPVVLDGGRVAGSHDGKVVEGGIKIKKGKLRGVESFGMMCSIEELGSTTDMYPEAPENGIYIFEEDAVVGSSAIEALGRNDVVFEYEVTSNRVDCFSVVGIAREAAATFRKEFCPPVVAETGNDEDVNDYIKVTVENTELCPRYCARVVKNVKIGPSPRWMQRRLASVGIRPINNLVDITNYVMEEYGQPMHAYDLSTIAGNEIVVKTAKAGEKFVTLDGQEREMDESVLMICDGEKSVGIAGIMGGENSMITDDVQNVLFEAACFDGTNIRKSSKKVGLRTDASGKFEKGLDPNNAKAAIDRACQLIEELGAGEVVGGTVDVYGKEKEPVRVPFDAEKINVMLGTDISEEEMLGYFEKIGLEYDAEAKEVITPTFRHDLFRLADLAEEVARFYGYDNIPTTLPRGEATTGKLSFKLRVEEVARNIAEFCGFSQGMTYSFESPKVFDKLLLPADSKLREAVEIMNPLGEDYSIMRTISLNGMLTSLATNYNRRNKDVRLYELGNIYLPKQLPVTELPEERMQFTLGMYGEGDFFSMKGVVEEFFEKIGMHEKETYDPNAGKTFLHPGRQANIIYGGKVVGYLGEVHPEVADIYGIGTRAYVAVIDMPEVVELATFDRKYEGIAKYPAVTRDISMVVPKEILVGQIEEVIAKEGGAYLESYKLFDLYEGAQIKAGFKSVAYSIVFRAKDKTLEEADVTSAMTKILKALEEMGIELRQ, translated from the coding sequence ATGAATACATCATTATCATGGATAAAAGCATATGTGCCGGACCTTGATGTCACAGCGCAGGAATACACAGATGCGATGACGCTTTCCGGAACAAAAGTAGAGGGATTTGAGGTGTTGGATGCAGACCTTGAAAAAATTGTAATTGGTCAGATTGATAAAATTGAGAAACATCCGGATGCGGATAAACTGGTTGTCTGCCAGGTGAATGTTGGAACAGAGACTGTTCAGATTGTAACCGGAGCGAAGAATGTATTTGAAGGAGCAAAGGTGCCGGTTGTATTAGACGGTGGACGTGTAGCAGGAAGTCATGACGGGAAAGTTGTAGAAGGCGGAATCAAAATCAAAAAAGGAAAGCTTCGTGGAGTGGAAAGTTTTGGTATGATGTGTTCCATCGAAGAACTTGGATCTACAACAGATATGTACCCGGAGGCTCCGGAGAACGGAATCTATATTTTCGAGGAAGATGCAGTAGTTGGAAGCAGCGCGATTGAAGCACTTGGAAGAAATGATGTTGTATTTGAATACGAGGTGACATCAAACCGTGTGGACTGCTTTAGTGTAGTGGGAATTGCGAGAGAAGCAGCGGCAACTTTTAGAAAAGAATTCTGTCCTCCGGTTGTGGCAGAGACTGGAAATGACGAAGATGTCAATGATTATATTAAAGTAACTGTGGAGAACACAGAGCTTTGCCCACGCTACTGTGCAAGAGTTGTGAAAAATGTAAAAATTGGACCATCTCCGAGATGGATGCAAAGAAGACTGGCTTCTGTTGGAATCCGTCCGATCAACAATCTTGTTGATATCACAAACTATGTGATGGAAGAGTATGGGCAGCCAATGCATGCTTACGACCTTTCTACGATTGCCGGAAATGAGATTGTTGTAAAGACAGCAAAAGCAGGAGAAAAATTCGTGACATTAGACGGACAGGAAAGAGAGATGGACGAATCTGTCCTAATGATCTGCGACGGAGAAAAATCAGTTGGTATTGCGGGTATCATGGGTGGAGAAAACTCTATGATTACAGATGATGTGCAGAACGTATTGTTTGAGGCGGCATGCTTTGATGGAACAAATATCCGTAAATCAAGCAAAAAAGTCGGACTTCGTACAGATGCTTCCGGAAAATTTGAAAAGGGACTTGACCCGAACAATGCGAAAGCGGCAATCGACAGAGCCTGCCAGTTGATTGAAGAATTAGGTGCAGGTGAAGTTGTCGGAGGAACCGTTGATGTATATGGAAAAGAAAAAGAACCGGTTCGCGTTCCATTTGATGCAGAGAAAATCAATGTGATGCTTGGAACAGATATTTCAGAAGAAGAAATGCTTGGATATTTTGAAAAAATCGGCTTGGAATATGATGCAGAGGCAAAAGAAGTGATCACACCGACATTCAGACATGATTTATTCAGACTTGCAGACCTTGCAGAAGAAGTTGCAAGATTTTACGGATATGACAATATTCCGACAACACTTCCAAGGGGAGAGGCAACAACAGGAAAATTGTCATTCAAACTTCGTGTGGAGGAAGTAGCCAGAAATATTGCAGAGTTCTGTGGATTCAGTCAGGGAATGACATATTCTTTTGAAAGTCCAAAAGTATTTGATAAACTGTTGCTTCCGGCGGACTCAAAACTCCGTGAAGCGGTGGAGATTATGAATCCGCTTGGAGAAGATTACAGTATTATGAGAACAATTTCTTTGAATGGAATGTTAACATCGCTTGCGACAAACTATAACAGAAGAAATAAAGATGTTCGTTTGTATGAACTTGGAAATATTTATCTTCCAAAACAGCTTCCGGTCACAGAACTTCCGGAAGAACGTATGCAGTTCACACTTGGTATGTATGGAGAAGGTGATTTCTTCAGCATGAAAGGCGTTGTAGAAGAATTCTTTGAAAAAATCGGTATGCATGAAAAAGAGACATATGATCCAAACGCAGGAAAGACATTCTTGCATCCGGGACGTCAGGCAAATATCATTTACGGTGGGAAAGTGGTAGGATACTTGGGAGAAGTACATCCAGAAGTGGCAGATATTTACGGAATCGGGACAAGAGCTTATGTTGCAGTGATTGATATGCCGGAGGTAGTGGAACTTGCTACATTTGACAGAAAATATGAAGGAATTGCAAAATATCCGGCAGTGACTCGTGATATCAGTATGGTTGTGCCGAAAGAAATTTTGGTTGGCCAGATCGAGGAAGTGATTGCGAAGGAAGGCGGCGCTTACTTAGAAAGCTACAAATTATTCGACCTTTATGAGGGAGCGCAGATTAAAGCAGGATTCAAATCTGTTGCATATTCTATTGTGTTCCGTGCAAAAGATAAGACGTTGGAAGAGGCAGATGTGACTTCTGCGATGACGAAAATCTTGAAAGCATTGGAAGAAATGGGAATTGAATTAAGACAGTAA
- a CDS encoding N-acetyltransferase — MEYIRVTNENIDKEHICCAISNNNDIQVSSKKAWLQERFNEGLVFLKSEERGKCFIEYIPAENAWNPIIADGYMYINCLWVAGSFKGHGYSTDLLNACIEDSKTKGKQGLCILSSQKKKTFLADPKFLKYKGFIVCDEADNGIQLWCLPFNKNSLLPKFKKCAKHPHIDEMGYVLYYTSQCPFNAKYVPIVEEIAKEKGVQFKSIRLQNKEQAQNAPTPITTYALFYNGEYLTNEQMNDKKFLKLLAK, encoded by the coding sequence ATGGAATATATTAGAGTAACCAACGAGAATATAGACAAAGAGCATATATGCTGTGCCATTTCAAATAACAATGATATTCAAGTATCATCAAAAAAGGCTTGGCTACAAGAGCGATTTAACGAAGGCTTAGTTTTCCTAAAGAGCGAAGAACGAGGAAAGTGTTTTATTGAGTATATTCCTGCTGAAAATGCTTGGAATCCTATTATTGCAGATGGTTATATGTATATTAACTGTCTTTGGGTTGCTGGTTCATTCAAGGGCCATGGATACTCAACAGACTTATTAAATGCGTGCATTGAAGATAGTAAAACAAAAGGAAAACAAGGGTTATGTATTCTATCTTCCCAAAAGAAAAAAACATTTTTAGCTGACCCTAAATTCTTAAAATACAAAGGTTTCATCGTTTGCGATGAAGCAGATAATGGTATTCAATTATGGTGTTTACCATTTAATAAAAATTCCTTGTTACCTAAATTCAAGAAGTGTGCCAAGCACCCTCACATTGATGAAATGGGATATGTTTTATACTATACCAGTCAATGTCCATTTAATGCGAAATATGTGCCTATTGTAGAAGAAATCGCAAAAGAAAAGGGCGTACAGTTTAAATCTATTCGTTTGCAAAACAAAGAGCAAGCACAGAATGCACCTACGCCGATTACAACTTACGCTCTGTTCTATAACGGAGAATATTTAACAAACGAGCAGATGAATGATAAGAAATTTTTAAAGTTGTTGGCAAAATAA
- a CDS encoding glycosyl hydrolase family 18 protein — MPIHVVKSGETIYSIAQLYDISTDRIVYDNELAAQQNLVPGQALLILMPSRVHIVREGQTVEQIAEEYSITVKNLYQNNPFLLNQTHLLEGQSLVISYEGEPLMQGRISGYAYPFIEPYILREVLLYIDEILIFSYGFTAEGELIPPQIDETWVIQEAWNQQVEPILVLTPFAETGTFNSGLIQILSENETVQENLIENLLETVREKGYVGVDVDFEYIRPEDRVGYADFVNRLRETMNENGYRVSVALAPKTSSYQKGLLYEAMDYHLLGQSANTVFLMTYEWGYTYGPPLPVAPLPNVRQVLEYALTEIPKEKIVLGVPNYGYSWPLPYERGVTKARLIGNVEANVIAAERGVEIQYDERYQSPFFYYEIGGRRYEVWFEDVRSIYAKLQLAAEKDIHGVGYWNLMRPFRANWLLVNQMLH, encoded by the coding sequence ATGCCGATACATGTTGTAAAAAGTGGAGAGACAATTTATTCGATCGCTCAGTTATATGATATCTCAACTGATCGGATTGTGTATGACAATGAGCTGGCAGCGCAGCAAAATCTTGTTCCGGGTCAAGCTCTTTTGATTCTGATGCCGAGTCGGGTTCATATTGTGAGAGAAGGACAGACGGTAGAGCAGATTGCGGAAGAATATAGTATCACGGTCAAAAATCTATATCAAAACAATCCGTTTCTGTTGAATCAGACCCATTTGTTAGAGGGGCAGAGTTTGGTCATTTCTTATGAGGGAGAACCGCTTATGCAAGGTAGGATCAGCGGGTATGCATATCCGTTTATTGAGCCGTATATTTTGCGTGAGGTACTTCTTTATATAGATGAAATACTTATTTTTTCTTATGGATTTACGGCAGAAGGAGAATTGATACCACCTCAGATTGACGAGACGTGGGTGATTCAGGAGGCTTGGAATCAGCAGGTGGAACCGATTCTGGTGCTGACGCCGTTTGCGGAGACGGGGACCTTTAACAGTGGATTGATTCAAATATTATCGGAAAATGAGACGGTTCAGGAAAATTTGATTGAAAATCTTTTGGAGACAGTACGAGAAAAGGGGTATGTAGGTGTAGATGTGGACTTTGAATATATTCGGCCGGAAGATCGGGTAGGGTATGCAGATTTTGTGAATCGTTTACGGGAGACGATGAATGAAAATGGATATCGGGTGTCGGTGGCGCTTGCTCCGAAGACCTCTTCTTATCAAAAAGGGCTGTTGTATGAGGCAATGGATTATCATCTGTTGGGGCAAAGTGCAAATACGGTGTTTCTGATGACGTATGAATGGGGGTATACATACGGACCACCGCTTCCGGTAGCGCCGCTGCCAAATGTCCGACAGGTGTTGGAGTATGCCCTCACGGAAATTCCGAAAGAAAAAATTGTATTGGGAGTCCCGAATTATGGATATAGCTGGCCGCTCCCATATGAGCGAGGGGTGACAAAAGCAAGGTTGATTGGAAATGTTGAGGCGAATGTCATCGCGGCAGAGCGAGGTGTGGAGATTCAGTACGATGAGCGTTATCAAAGTCCGTTTTTCTATTATGAAATTGGTGGAAGGAGATATGAAGTCTGGTTTGAAGATGTGAGAAGTATTTATGCAAAATTGCAGCTGGCTGCAGAAAAGGATATCCATGGTGTCGGGTATTGGAACTTGATGCGTCCGTTTCGGGCAAACTGGCTGCTGGTGAATCAGATGCTTCATTGA
- a CDS encoding sodium-dependent transporter, with product MTNKKRETFQNRFGFVLACIGSAVGMGNIWLFPYRVGEGGGAAFLIPYFIFVFVLGFAGVAGEMAFGRAMKAGSIGAFRGASKMRGGRWGEFVGLVPTLGSLGIAIGYSVVVGWILKFLVGSVTGSLMKTKSEEYFGEISASFGSIPWHLLGLVIVFAIMLFGIAKGIEKVNKFMMPAFFCLFLILAVRVFFLEGSASGYSFLLKPKWSELGNVKTWVYALGQAFFSLSLAGSGTIVYGSYLKKDEDVIACARNVAIFDTLAALLSAFVILPAVFAFQLDPNAGPALMFITMPKVFQQMPAGTFFCILFFVAVLFAAVTSLINLFETPVEAIQERFGVSRKIAVAIVAVVAVAVGVVIESGDVVSTWMDVVSIYIIPLGALLAAIMFFWVCPPGFAREQVQMGREKKIGKWFEPMTKYIFVGLTIVVYILGILYGGIG from the coding sequence ATGACAAACAAAAAAAGAGAGACATTTCAAAACCGGTTCGGCTTTGTGCTGGCATGTATCGGCTCTGCTGTTGGAATGGGAAATATCTGGCTGTTTCCTTATCGTGTAGGCGAAGGTGGCGGTGCTGCATTTTTGATACCGTATTTTATATTTGTTTTTGTGCTCGGATTTGCTGGTGTTGCAGGTGAGATGGCGTTTGGACGTGCGATGAAAGCTGGTTCTATCGGGGCGTTTCGCGGAGCATCGAAGATGAGAGGCGGAAGATGGGGCGAGTTCGTCGGACTTGTGCCGACACTTGGTTCGCTTGGAATTGCAATCGGGTATTCGGTTGTTGTGGGATGGATTTTGAAATTTTTGGTCGGATCTGTGACGGGAAGTCTGATGAAAACAAAATCGGAAGAGTACTTCGGAGAGATATCTGCTTCATTTGGAAGTATTCCGTGGCATCTGCTTGGTTTGGTGATTGTGTTTGCAATCATGCTGTTTGGGATTGCAAAAGGAATTGAAAAAGTCAATAAGTTTATGATGCCTGCATTTTTTTGCCTGTTCCTGATACTGGCGGTGCGAGTGTTCTTTCTGGAAGGATCTGCATCTGGGTATTCTTTTTTGCTAAAGCCAAAATGGAGTGAACTTGGAAATGTAAAAACCTGGGTATATGCACTTGGGCAGGCATTTTTTTCGCTTTCATTAGCAGGTTCAGGAACTATAGTTTATGGAAGCTATCTGAAAAAAGATGAAGATGTGATTGCATGTGCGAGAAACGTAGCGATTTTCGATACATTGGCAGCGCTTCTTTCAGCGTTTGTAATTTTACCCGCAGTGTTTGCATTTCAATTAGATCCAAATGCAGGACCGGCGTTGATGTTCATTACGATGCCGAAAGTATTTCAGCAGATGCCGGCCGGAACATTTTTCTGTATTCTCTTTTTTGTGGCAGTTCTGTTTGCGGCAGTCACTTCGTTGATCAATTTGTTTGAGACGCCGGTGGAGGCGATTCAGGAACGCTTTGGAGTGTCGAGAAAGATTGCAGTCGCAATTGTGGCAGTTGTGGCTGTGGCGGTTGGAGTTGTCATTGAATCCGGTGATGTCGTAAGTACGTGGATGGATGTGGTTTCAATTTACATTATTCCACTGGGAGCATTGCTTGCCGCAATTATGTTTTTCTGGGTATGCCCTCCTGGGTTTGCAAGGGAGCAGGTACAGATGGGACGCGAGAAAAAGATTGGAAAATGGTTTGAGCCAATGACAAAATATATTTTTGTTGGTTTGACGATTGTTGTCTATATATTGGGTATTTTATATGGCGGCATTGGATAA
- the queA gene encoding tRNA preQ1(34) S-adenosylmethionine ribosyltransferase-isomerase QueA yields MRKEDFYFDLPEELIAQDPLEDRSSSRLLVLDKETGKVEHHVFWEIIDYLQEGDCLVINDTKVIPARLIGSKIGTDAKIEVLLLKRKENDVWETLVKPGKKAKVGTRISFGDGLLVGEVVDIVEEGNRLIHFEYEGIFEEILDQLGQMPLPPYITHQLEDKNRYQTVYAKHSGSAAAPTAGLHFTPELLKEIEEKGVQIARVTLHVGLGTFRPVKVDNILEHHMHSEFYQIDEEAAEKINRAKESGHRVICVGTTSCRTIESAADKNGKLHATNGWTEIFIYPGYEFKVLDCLITNFHLPESTLVMLVSALAGREQVLSAYEEAVKEKYRFFSFGDAMFIK; encoded by the coding sequence ATGAGAAAAGAAGATTTTTATTTTGATTTACCGGAAGAATTGATTGCACAGGATCCATTGGAGGACCGTTCAAGCTCAAGACTTTTGGTGTTGGATAAAGAGACTGGCAAGGTGGAGCACCATGTGTTCTGGGAGATTATAGACTATCTGCAGGAAGGGGACTGTCTTGTTATCAATGATACAAAAGTAATTCCGGCAAGGCTGATTGGTTCCAAAATCGGCACGGATGCAAAAATAGAAGTATTGTTGCTAAAACGAAAAGAAAACGATGTATGGGAGACGCTTGTAAAGCCTGGGAAAAAGGCAAAAGTGGGAACTCGAATCAGTTTCGGAGACGGTCTTTTAGTCGGCGAAGTCGTTGATATCGTAGAAGAAGGCAATCGTCTGATCCATTTTGAATACGAAGGAATTTTTGAGGAAATTTTAGATCAATTAGGACAGATGCCGCTGCCGCCGTATATCACACACCAATTGGAAGATAAAAACAGATATCAGACGGTATATGCGAAACATTCCGGCTCTGCTGCAGCTCCGACAGCCGGACTGCATTTTACGCCGGAGTTGTTAAAAGAGATTGAAGAGAAAGGCGTGCAGATTGCACGTGTGACCTTACATGTAGGACTTGGAACATTCCGTCCTGTAAAAGTAGATAATATATTGGAACATCACATGCACTCAGAATTTTATCAGATTGACGAAGAGGCGGCTGAAAAGATTAATCGTGCAAAAGAAAGCGGGCATCGCGTAATTTGTGTCGGAACAACAAGTTGTCGAACAATTGAATCTGCTGCAGATAAAAATGGAAAACTTCATGCGACGAATGGCTGGACGGAGATTTTCATTTATCCGGGGTATGAATTTAAGGTGTTAGATTGCCTGATCACGAACTTTCATTTGCCGGAGTCTACATTGGTCATGTTGGTATCTGCATTGGCAGGAAGAGAACAGGTGCTCTCGGCTTATGAGGAGGCTGTGAAAGAAAAATACCGTTTCTTCAGCTTTGGGGATGCGATGTTTATTAAATAG
- the uppS gene encoding polyprenyl diphosphate synthase, protein MRIPKHIAIIPDGNRRWATQHQMEKKDGYQHGLNPGLEVLRKAKEYGVAEITYYGFTVDNCKRPKVQQNAFKKACVDAVRLIQKEGNVSLLVVGDSSSVHFPEELLKYTQRKEIGIADIKVNFLVNYGWEWDLSAIRKEGMEQENDVMTQIHSKDISRIDLVIRWGNMRRLSGMLPVQSVYADFYVVENLWPDYKERDFDKAIRWYDKQDVTLGG, encoded by the coding sequence TTGAGGATTCCAAAACATATTGCAATTATACCGGATGGAAATAGGAGATGGGCGACACAACATCAGATGGAGAAAAAAGATGGCTATCAGCACGGACTGAACCCGGGACTTGAAGTGCTGCGCAAAGCAAAGGAGTATGGAGTCGCGGAAATTACGTATTATGGGTTTACTGTGGACAATTGTAAACGGCCGAAAGTGCAGCAAAATGCATTTAAAAAAGCGTGCGTAGATGCAGTGCGGCTGATTCAAAAAGAAGGGAATGTATCGCTCTTGGTTGTGGGAGATTCGAGCTCAGTACATTTTCCGGAAGAACTTTTGAAATATACACAGAGAAAGGAAATCGGAATTGCTGATATCAAGGTGAATTTTCTTGTGAATTACGGCTGGGAATGGGATTTGAGCGCGATAAGAAAAGAGGGTATGGAGCAAGAGAACGATGTAATGACTCAAATACATTCGAAGGATATTTCCAGAATTGATTTGGTAATTCGTTGGGGAAATATGAGAAGATTGTCGGGGATGCTGCCTGTGCAGTCAGTCTACGCAGATTTCTATGTGGTAGAAAATCTTTGGCCGGATTATAAAGAAAGAGATTTTGATAAAGCAATCAGGTGGTATGACAAACAAGATGTAACTTTAGGCGGATAG
- a CDS encoding NADH-quinone oxidoreductase subunit NuoE family protein — protein sequence MCSKTGGVPFHGTKEQEEALLQVIAELKDDKGALMPILQKAQEIYGYLPIEVQTMISNETKIPLEKIYGVATFYSQFTLNPKGRYRISVCLGTACYVKGSGDIYNYLMEKLGIVGGECTPDGKFSLDACRCVGACGLAPVMMVNDDVYGRLTVDDIDDILAKYD from the coding sequence ATGTGTTCTAAAACAGGAGGGGTTCCGTTTCATGGAACAAAAGAGCAGGAAGAGGCGTTATTGCAGGTGATTGCGGAATTGAAGGATGATAAAGGTGCTTTGATGCCCATTTTGCAAAAGGCTCAGGAAATATATGGGTATCTTCCGATAGAAGTGCAGACAATGATTTCAAATGAGACGAAGATTCCGTTGGAGAAAATATATGGAGTTGCAACGTTTTATTCACAGTTTACGCTCAATCCAAAAGGAAGATATCGCATTTCAGTCTGTCTTGGCACGGCATGTTATGTAAAAGGTTCCGGGGATATTTATAATTATCTGATGGAAAAGCTTGGAATCGTGGGTGGGGAATGTACACCTGACGGTAAATTTTCACTGGATGCCTGTCGATGTGTCGGGGCATGCGGTCTTGCGCCGGTCATGATGGTAAATGATGATGTCTACGGACGTTTGACTGTAGATGACATAGATGATATTTTAGCAAAATATGATTAG
- the nuoF gene encoding NADH-quinone oxidoreductase subunit NuoF, whose translation MRGQVEFRSEDGVWTEDNPYRKHVLVCGGTGCTSSGSKKIIEKLHEEIRKNSLENEIGVVKTGCFGLCALGPIMIVYPEGAFYSMVKEEDIPEIVSEHLLNGRIVTRLLYQETVSEDGILPLQETEFYKKQKRIALRNCGVINPENIEEYIGTSGYEALGKVLTTMTPDDVIQVILDSGLRGRGGAGFPTGLKWKFAKGNQAEQKYVCCNADEGDPGAFMDRSVLEGDPHVVLEAMTIAGYAIGASQGYIYVRAEYPIAIERLEIAIRQAREYGMLGKDIFGSGFDFDIDLRLGAGAFVCGEETALMTSIEGNRGEPRPRPPFPALKGLFQKPTILNNVETWANIPQIILKGAEWFVGMGTEKSKGTKVFALGGKIHNTGLVEIPMGTTLREIVEEIGGGIPNGKKFKAAQTGGPSGGCIPAEHLDVPIDYDNLMEIGSMMGSGGLIVMDENTCMVDIAKFFLEFTVDESCGKCTPCRIGTRRMLELLDKITKGQATMEDLDKLEELCYHLKDNSLCALGQTAPNPVLSTLRYFRDEYIAHIVDKKCPAGVCKELLQYKIDADKCKGCTLCARTCPNNAIIGSVKEVHMIDQSRCVKCGACMEKCRFGAIYKE comes from the coding sequence ATGCGGGGACAGGTAGAGTTTCGTTCAGAAGACGGAGTCTGGACAGAAGATAACCCGTATCGCAAGCATGTGTTGGTCTGCGGAGGTACCGGGTGTACTTCTTCCGGCAGCAAGAAAATTATTGAAAAACTGCATGAAGAGATTCGAAAAAATAGTCTGGAAAATGAGATTGGAGTCGTGAAAACAGGATGTTTCGGGCTGTGTGCGTTGGGGCCGATTATGATCGTTTATCCGGAGGGCGCATTTTATTCCATGGTAAAAGAAGAGGACATTCCGGAAATCGTATCGGAACATTTGTTAAACGGAAGAATTGTTACTCGTCTTTTATATCAGGAGACGGTCAGTGAAGATGGAATACTGCCGCTTCAAGAGACGGAATTTTATAAGAAACAAAAGCGAATTGCGCTTCGCAACTGTGGCGTGATCAATCCGGAAAATATTGAAGAATACATAGGGACGAGCGGATACGAGGCTCTTGGAAAAGTCTTGACGACGATGACACCGGATGACGTCATTCAGGTTATCTTGGACAGTGGACTGAGAGGACGCGGAGGAGCAGGTTTCCCGACGGGGTTGAAATGGAAATTTGCAAAAGGCAATCAGGCAGAACAAAAATATGTCTGTTGTAATGCCGATGAAGGAGATCCGGGAGCGTTTATGGATCGCTCGGTGCTTGAAGGGGATCCTCATGTTGTGTTGGAGGCAATGACAATTGCAGGGTATGCAATCGGGGCGTCACAAGGGTACATCTATGTGCGTGCGGAATATCCGATCGCAATTGAACGTCTGGAAATCGCAATTCGTCAGGCGAGAGAATACGGAATGCTTGGCAAAGATATTTTTGGAAGCGGATTTGATTTTGATATTGATTTGAGACTGGGAGCGGGAGCGTTTGTCTGTGGAGAAGAGACGGCATTGATGACATCCATTGAAGGAAATCGTGGTGAGCCAAGACCGCGTCCCCCATTCCCTGCATTGAAAGGTTTATTCCAAAAACCGACGATTTTAAATAATGTGGAGACCTGGGCAAATATTCCGCAGATTATTTTAAAGGGAGCGGAATGGTTTGTGGGTATGGGAACAGAAAAATCAAAAGGAACAAAAGTGTTTGCGTTAGGTGGTAAAATTCATAATACCGGACTTGTGGAGATTCCGATGGGAACGACACTTCGTGAAATTGTGGAAGAAATCGGCGGAGGAATTCCGAATGGAAAGAAATTCAAGGCGGCTCAGACGGGAGGACCGTCAGGCGGATGCATTCCGGCAGAACATCTTGATGTTCCGATCGATTACGACAACTTGATGGAAATTGGATCCATGATGGGATCAGGTGGTCTGATTGTTATGGATGAGAATACTTGTATGGTGGATATTGCAAAATTCTTTTTGGAATTCACGGTAGATGAGTCCTGCGGGAAATGTACACCTTGCCGTATCGGCACAAGACGTATGCTGGAACTTTTGGATAAGATTACAAAGGGGCAGGCAACCATGGAAGATTTGGATAAATTGGAGGAACTTTGTTATCACTTAAAGGATAACTCGCTCTGTGCACTTGGACAGACAGCTCCAAATCCGGTACTTTCTACTCTGCGCTATTTCCGGGACGAATATATTGCACATATCGTAGATAAAAAATGTCCTGCGGGAGTCTGTAAAGAGTTGTTGCAATACAAAATTGATGCGGATAAATGTAAAGGCTGTACACTTTGTGCAAGAACATGTCCGAACAATGCGATTATTGGCTCGGTAAAAGAAGTACATATGATTGACCAGTCTAGATGCGTCAAATGTGGAGCATGTATGGAAAAATGCCGGTTTGGTGCTATTTATAAAGAGTAA